From Patescibacteria group bacterium, one genomic window encodes:
- a CDS encoding DUF3467 domain-containing protein, with protein sequence MENQRPNNPPAGTQEIKVADNIPGAEYANAMQIIHNKDEFQLVFFNIMGASGRVTGKIITSPGHFKRMIAAMADNLKKYEEKFGEVEKAAGPEKEIGFKG encoded by the coding sequence ATGGAAAACCAGAGACCGAATAATCCGCCGGCCGGGACGCAGGAAATAAAAGTGGCGGACAATATCCCCGGCGCCGAATACGCCAACGCCATGCAGATTATCCACAATAAAGACGAATTTCAGCTGGTGTTTTTTAATATTATGGGCGCTTCCGGACGGGTAACGGGAAAAATTATAACCAGCCCGGGCCATTTCAAAAGAATGATTGCGGCTATGGCGGATAACTTGAAGAAATATGAGGAAAAATTCGGAGAAGTGGAAAAAGCCGCCGGACCGGAAAAAGAAATTGGGTTTAAAGGATAA
- a CDS encoding endonuclease domain-containing protein, with protein sequence MKNIVYNHKEYKTLRRNLRKQEVGAEKILWSRLRNRQQKFRFRRQYGIGKYIVDFYCPKLKLALEIDGATHSEDEEIKNDLTREKFLNRFGVKIRRYTNNDVYKSLESVLADIYEFCSERERKLRITSPHPNPLLSKEEEGKNI encoded by the coding sequence ATGAAAAATATCGTTTATAATCACAAAGAGTATAAAACATTAAGAAGGAATTTAAGAAAACAAGAAGTCGGTGCGGAAAAAATTTTATGGTCAAGATTAAGGAATAGACAGCAAAAATTCAGGTTTAGGCGGCAGTATGGCATAGGCAAATATATAGTTGATTTTTATTGCCCAAAATTAAAACTCGCTCTAGAAATAGATGGAGCTACCCACTCCGAGGATGAAGAAATTAAAAATGATTTAACAAGAGAGAAATTTTTAAATAGGTTTGGGGTAAAAATTAGGAGATATACAAACAATGATGTGTATAAGAGTTTAGAAAGTGTTTTGGCTGATATTTACGAATTTTGTTCGGAGAGAGAAAGAAAATTAAGGATAACCTCACCTCACCCCAACCCTCTCCTTAGTAAGGAGGAGGAGGGTAAAAATATATGA
- the dnaJ gene encoding molecular chaperone DnaJ: MSKDYYNILGVSRTASQEEIKKAFRQKAHQHHPDKAGGDEAKFKEINEAYQVLGNSQKRSQYDQFGSAFEQARGQGGFSGFEGFRDFSGFTNGFNVNFEDLGDVFGGLGDIFGFSARGGQGRRGGTRARRGNDIGVVLTIDFFEAVFGAEKEISLQKTVKCDRCQGSGAEPGAKIETCKTCRGSGRVSGVQRTIFGQMQVETACSDCNGEGKTFSEKCKKCAGNGITRELTNLKIKIPAGIDEGESIRLTGQGEAGGKGASAGDLYLKIRIKPDERFERDGYDIKATAEIKFSQAVAGDKIEVETVDGPVKLKISEGTQSGTVFRLRDRGVTKLNGRGRGDHLVKVIIKTPTNLSRKQKKALEELGV; encoded by the coding sequence ATGAGTAAAGATTATTATAACATATTAGGCGTTTCTAGAACCGCCAGCCAGGAAGAAATAAAAAAAGCTTTCCGGCAAAAAGCGCATCAGCATCATCCGGACAAGGCGGGCGGAGATGAAGCTAAGTTTAAGGAAATAAACGAAGCTTACCAGGTTCTGGGAAATTCGCAAAAGCGGTCGCAATACGATCAGTTTGGGTCGGCTTTTGAGCAGGCCCGGGGCCAGGGCGGTTTTTCCGGATTTGAAGGCTTTCGAGATTTTTCCGGTTTTACTAATGGCTTTAATGTTAATTTTGAAGACTTGGGCGATGTTTTCGGCGGACTCGGAGATATTTTCGGCTTTTCCGCCAGAGGCGGACAAGGGCGGCGGGGAGGAACAAGAGCCAGAAGAGGCAATGATATCGGAGTGGTTTTAACTATTGATTTTTTTGAAGCGGTTTTTGGCGCAGAAAAAGAAATCAGTCTGCAAAAAACCGTTAAATGCGATCGATGTCAAGGCAGCGGGGCCGAGCCGGGCGCAAAAATTGAAACCTGCAAAACCTGCCGAGGTTCCGGGCGGGTGAGCGGGGTCCAGAGAACGATTTTCGGCCAAATGCAGGTAGAGACCGCTTGTTCCGACTGCAATGGCGAAGGCAAAACTTTTAGTGAGAAATGTAAAAAGTGCGCAGGCAACGGGATAACCCGCGAATTAACGAATTTAAAAATAAAAATTCCGGCCGGGATTGACGAAGGCGAATCAATCCGTTTAACTGGCCAGGGTGAAGCCGGAGGCAAAGGCGCTTCGGCCGGAGATCTATATTTAAAAATTAGGATTAAACCGGATGAGCGCTTTGAGCGCGACGGCTATGATATTAAAGCAACGGCGGAAATAAAATTTTCTCAAGCCGTAGCCGGAGATAAAATTGAAGTGGAAACGGTTGACGGTCCGGTAAAATTAAAAATTTCCGAAGGCACGCAATCCGGCACGGTTTTCAGGCTGCGCGATCGGGGCGTAACTAAGCTTAATGGGCGCGGCAGGGGAGATCACTTGGTTAAGGTTATTATTAAAACTCCGACTAATCTTTCGCGGAAGCAGAAAAAAGCGCTGGAGGAGTTGGGGGTTTAA
- a CDS encoding trypsin-like peptidase domain-containing protein, translating into MKTSTTKKLLISLLLLLVLGIGVNLNFSLPSFNLAGADNLRLDDQEATILAIKKVMPAVVSIIIYAQEEYIDYDIPTKTSKIKKERAEVGSGTGFLISADGLILTNKHVVNVGGDEGEYRIILSDGKKYYAQLIGKDPLKDLAVLKIFDKDLPYVELGDSDGLQVGSTVIAIGNALGLYQNSVTKGIVSGLGRSIVASDQTGHAEALDNVIQTDAEINVGNSGGPLVDLAGKVIGINVAIDQSGSSIGFAIPVNDARPVIKSVREIGRIVRPRLGVLYTMITPELKEEMKLARDAGALLVRGEKGESAILPDSPAAKAGLAAGDIIFEVNAIKVEGNNTLLSILQKYKPGDRIGLKVQRGDDIFVKIVVLDEFK; encoded by the coding sequence ATGAAAACATCAACCACAAAAAAGCTATTAATAAGCCTTCTTTTGCTTTTAGTCTTAGGCATCGGGGTAAACCTTAATTTTAGCCTGCCCAGTTTTAATCTGGCTGGAGCGGACAATTTGCGCCTGGACGATCAGGAAGCGACGATTTTGGCCATAAAAAAAGTTATGCCGGCCGTGGTGAGCATTATTATTTACGCCCAAGAAGAATATATTGATTATGATATTCCGACCAAAACGTCAAAAATAAAAAAGGAAAGGGCGGAAGTAGGCTCGGGAACCGGCTTTTTAATTTCCGCCGACGGTTTGATTTTAACCAACAAGCATGTGGTTAATGTCGGCGGAGACGAGGGCGAATACAGAATAATTTTGTCGGACGGCAAAAAATATTACGCCCAGTTGATCGGCAAGGATCCGTTAAAAGATTTGGCGGTTTTAAAAATTTTTGATAAAGATTTGCCCTATGTTGAATTGGGCGACAGCGACGGCCTGCAAGTCGGGAGCACGGTTATCGCCATTGGCAATGCCCTGGGTCTCTATCAAAACAGCGTTACCAAGGGGATTGTAAGCGGATTGGGCAGAAGCATCGTGGCCAGCGACCAGACCGGCCATGCCGAAGCTTTGGATAATGTCATCCAGACCGACGCCGAAATTAACGTCGGCAATTCCGGCGGCCCCCTAGTTGACCTGGCCGGGAAAGTCATCGGCATTAATGTGGCGATTGACCAAAGCGGCTCCTCAATCGGCTTTGCCATTCCGGTAAATGACGCCAGGCCGGTAATAAAGAGCGTCCGGGAAATCGGCCGGATTGTCCGGCCCCGGCTGGGCGTGCTTTATACAATGATAACTCCGGAATTGAAAGAAGAGATGAAATTGGCAAGAGACGCCGGCGCTCTGTTGGTTAGGGGAGAAAAGGGCGAATCGGCGATTTTGCCGGATTCGCCGGCAGCCAAAGCTGGATTGGCGGCCGGGGATATCATTTTTGAAGTGAATGCCATAAAGGTTGAGGGAAACAATACTTTGCTCTCAATCCTGCAAAAATATAAGCCCGGAGACAGAATCGGCCTGAAAGTCCAGAGAGGCGATGATATTTTTGTAAAGATTGTGGTTTTGGACGAATTTAAGTAA
- a CDS encoding alanine--tRNA ligase, whose product MTSKELRDKYLEFFKARGHAIIPSASLIPENDPTALFTTAGMHPLVPYLMGEKHPEGRRLADVQKCVRTDDIEDVGDATHHTFFEMLGNWSLGDYFKKEAINLSWEFLTSPKWLGLDKNKIAVSVFAGDEDADFDEESFSIWKSLGIPEARIARLPKKNNWWGPAGQTGPCGPCTEMFYWTGDPAKVPDGFNDDNVLWVEIWNDVFMEFNKKADGSFEPLKQKNVDTGMGLERTLAVINNLDDNYKTELFFNSINKIKRLSGKEYKEEEAVRAIRIIADHLRAATFIIGDDKGVCPSNTDQGYIVRRLLRRAIRYGKQLGIKEKSWTAEIARIVIHDYAGAYPELRRNVDFITEQFKIEEEKFGKTLERGLRILNNWFGMQKTDPGENFKIAEKDSGKKIFDLFQTYGFPLEMSLEEIERRSKMHPTGEYKFNKDKIINEFKKELEKHQELSRTASAGKFKGGLADASEKTKKLHTAAHLLLAALRKVLGEHVIQKGSNITAERLRFDFSHKEKMTPEQIKETEKLVNEAIEADLPVCCEEMPLPEAKKRGAMGVFESKYGEKVKVYKVGSDDEQFSYEICGGPHVNRTGELGRFRIMKEESSSAGVRRIKAVLE is encoded by the coding sequence ATGACTTCCAAGGAGCTTCGCGACAAATATTTGGAGTTTTTTAAGGCCCGGGGACACGCCATTATCCCGAGCGCTTCTTTAATTCCGGAAAATGACCCGACGGCTTTATTTACAACGGCCGGCATGCATCCGCTCGTGCCTTATTTAATGGGAGAAAAGCATCCGGAAGGCCGGCGTTTGGCGGATGTCCAGAAATGCGTGCGCACGGATGACATTGAGGATGTGGGCGACGCCACTCACCATACTTTTTTTGAAATGCTTGGCAATTGGTCTTTGGGCGATTATTTTAAAAAAGAAGCTATAAATTTAAGCTGGGAATTTTTGACTTCGCCAAAATGGTTGGGGCTGGACAAAAATAAAATAGCCGTTTCGGTTTTTGCCGGAGATGAAGACGCGGACTTTGACGAAGAATCATTTTCCATTTGGAAAAGTCTGGGGATTCCGGAAGCAAGGATTGCCAGATTGCCGAAAAAAAACAATTGGTGGGGGCCGGCCGGCCAGACCGGGCCTTGCGGACCCTGCACGGAAATGTTTTATTGGACCGGTGATCCGGCTAAGGTTCCGGACGGCTTTAACGATGATAATGTTTTGTGGGTGGAAATCTGGAATGACGTATTTATGGAATTTAACAAGAAAGCGGACGGTTCGTTTGAGCCATTAAAGCAGAAAAATGTGGATACCGGCATGGGTTTGGAGCGAACCTTGGCTGTAATTAATAATTTAGACGATAATTATAAGACGGAGTTATTTTTTAACTCTATTAATAAAATAAAAAGATTGTCGGGCAAAGAATATAAAGAAGAAGAGGCTGTCAGAGCAATCCGGATAATTGCCGACCATTTGCGGGCCGCGACTTTTATAATCGGTGATGATAAAGGGGTTTGTCCTTCCAATACCGACCAGGGCTATATTGTTCGGCGTTTGCTTAGGAGGGCCATCAGATACGGCAAGCAACTGGGCATAAAGGAAAAATCCTGGACAGCCGAAATTGCCAGAATCGTTATTCATGATTACGCGGGAGCCTATCCGGAATTGCGCCGGAACGTTGATTTCATTACTGAACAATTCAAAATTGAAGAAGAGAAGTTTGGGAAGACGCTGGAAAGGGGATTAAGGATTTTAAATAATTGGTTTGGGATGCAAAAGACTGATCCTGGTGAAAATTTTAAAATAGCAGAGAAAGATTCAGGTAAAAAAATATTTGATTTATTTCAAACGTATGGTTTTCCCCTTGAGATGAGTTTAGAAGAAATTGAAAGGAGATCAAAAATGCATCCGACTGGTGAATATAAATTTAATAAAGATAAAATAATAAATGAATTTAAGAAAGAATTAGAAAAGCATCAGGAACTTTCCCGCACCGCTAGCGCCGGGAAATTTAAGGGCGGACTGGCTGACGCTTCGGAAAAAACCAAAAAATTACATACGGCGGCCCATCTTCTTTTGGCGGCTTTGCGAAAAGTTCTGGGCGAGCATGTTATTCAGAAAGGAAGCAATATAACGGCCGAGCGTCTGCGTTTTGATTTTTCCCACAAAGAAAAAATGACGCCGGAGCAGATTAAAGAAACGGAAAAATTAGTTAATGAAGCCATAGAGGCGGATTTGCCGGTTTGTTGCGAGGAGATGCCTTTGCCCGAAGCAAAGAAGAGGGGCGCTATGGGAGTTTTTGAATCCAAGTATGGGGAGAAAGTGAAAGTTTATAAAGTAGGCAGTGATGACGAGCAATTTTCTTATGAAATTTGCGGCGGACCGCATGTTAACCGCACGGGAGAGTTGGGGCGGTTTAGAATAATGAAAGAAGAAAGTTCAAGCGCGGGGGTAAGAAGGATAAAAGCGGTACTGGAATAA
- the infA gene encoding translation initiation factor IF-1, with product MAENNFQNQGEAKGGKTLNAKDFIEMQGEVLELMPDTTFKILLENGHEIFAYLSGKMRMHKIRLLPGDKVRVQISPYDLTKGRVVYRL from the coding sequence ATGGCTGAAAATAATTTTCAAAATCAAGGCGAGGCTAAAGGGGGGAAAACGCTAAATGCCAAGGATTTTATAGAAATGCAGGGCGAGGTGCTTGAGTTAATGCCGGACACGACTTTCAAGATTCTTTTGGAGAACGGGCATGAGATATTCGCTTACTTGTCTGGGAAAATGAGAATGCACAAAATTCGCCTGCTTCCCGGAGACAAAGTGCGGGTGCAAATCAGCCCGTATGATTTAACCAAGGGCAGGGTGGTCTATAGATTATAA